TTATCTGAATCGAGGAGAACAACAAAATTGCGGCCCCATGCGACATATAGCCTTATTACTGAATCAAGGGACCCCGAGCCCGTTCCAGGAAGCAGATGAGGATCAGATTTTCCCAAAAGGCGTTGCGCCATGTAATTGATGGCGAAAAAGTCGCTCTTGCCCTCAAGCATGACAACATCAGGAACATTCTCAAGCAAGGTCGGCCGATAGTCCAATACATCAAGTACCGGTTGGAAATAGGTAGTCTGCTGTGGGTGTTGTACTGCAAACTCTCGATAACGAGTTACCGTAATTAAAGTCCGTTTCGCTGTGTATTGATCATCTTCATCCGCTGCGTAATGAAGCCCCTCATTTCGTACAACGAACGCACCATCAAGCCACTCCGGCTTAATCAGGTGATGGCTATGTGTGGTATATATCACGGTACATCCCTCAGGCAACGTCCGAAAGCTGTCCAGAAGCTGAGTTTGCGCTGAAGGATGGAGGTTCGAGGCAGGCTCATCAAACAAAAAGACAACATCTTTTGGTCCCTGCTTCCGAAACCCTCGATACTGGGTCAAAAGCAAGTAGGTAAAGAACCAACGGAAACCAAGGGAACGTTCGCTAATATCATAGTGTTCATTACCTTCTTTAAGTCTCAATTGGAGAAACCAGACACCGCGATTATCTAGACTGGCTGTTACTACAATTTCTTTGGTTCCAGCAGGGCGATGAAAAATTCTGTCCCAATTACTAAAAACTGTTTTTGTAATGTGGGCACCCATTTTAAGAAGTACACTCTCAAGCGCCTTCTTGTCGTACTCTCCTCCACTCTTGGCACGCGCGAGAACATGTTCCGGAAGGTTGGTCTTATCCCCGATAGCGTCAAGAACATCCTGAAGCACCGCGCGATAAAAGGCGTGTTTCAATTCATCAGCTGGAGCATTTTCTAAATAGATTCTGTCAGGAAAATCAAATAGAAAGTTCGGAAAATAGACTATCCGTGGTAATAAAGTTTTTATGACATTAGCAACTTGTTGCCAAGCAGTGTCTTTCAGCCACACGGGGTATTGCTGTTCTGCAAGTTTCCCCCTTATCGCAAGCGTCCACGTATTCTGTGGTTGATTTTCTGCAATACGTGATGAACTAAATTTATAACTCTGCTTTATAGTAAAGGGCTGAATAGCGCCATAGACAGTCATATTATGTTGTTTCTTTAAGGCGTTTTTCACCAAAGTTTGGTCTTCTGACTCAAGCTCACAAACTGCCTCAATAGTGATTGCATCATTGAAATTAGAACGCTTCGCAATGGGAATGAGTTCATGAACATCTGGTTGCTCATAACCCGGTAAACTCAAGGCATCAAGACTTTCCCGGTAAGCCCATCTGTCGATCGCCTCTAGTACTGTTGTCTTACCACTTTCATTGAGGCCAATGAGAGTGTGGACGCGAGAGCGTGGTGTGCGCGCAAGATCAAGACGGACCTTTTCAATTCCTTTGAAATTGTGAATCTCAAAACGTGTATAGCGCACAAGACCTCCCCCAAGCTAGTTGCATTTTGTTGGAATACAAAATAGGAAGATTTCTATTTGGGGCACCTTAAAGCCAATTCTCAATTCTTCTTTGAAACAAATATTACCCCCACCAAAACGAAAAAGCCCGAACACATCCGTATTCGGGCTTCTATCAGCGAAAGCTAATATTCCTCAGGCTTTCTTATATATCTTCGCCCCTGCTTCACGAACTCCACCGTCTTGGCTTCCATGCCTTTTTTCAGTGCCTCCTCTTCCGAAAGCTTCTGGCTGGCGACGTAGTCGTGCAACTGCGCGCCGGTCGCGGCGCAACCTACGTCAACAATGTCGGATACAGCCGGGCGGCTAGGAACAGCAACAGCACGAATACCAGGCTCATCACGCCGAAGTCGAGGGCGGCGCTGTGGACGCTTTCACCGCCGACGATCATCAAGCCGCGCAGGACATCCACCAGATAGGTCAGCGGGTTGAGCCGGGCGATGACCTTGAGCCAGTCGGGCATCAACTCGATCGGGTAGATGGCGTTGCTGGCGAAGAACAACGGCATGGTCAGGACCTGGCCGATGCCCATGAACCGTTCACGCGTCTTCACCAGACAGGCGATGATCAGCGAAAAGGTCGCGAAGGTGGCGGAACCGAGCATCACCGCCAGCATGACCGCCAGAATATCGGTGAGCTCCCAGTGCATGCCGATGTGCAGCGCGGCGGCGATCAAATAGACGATCACCGCCTGGATGAGACCGCGGACCGCCGCCGACAGCGCCTTGCCGAACACCAGCGCGCCGCGCAGTGCCGGGCTGACCAGAAGCTTATGGATCACGCCCAGATCGCGCTCCCAGATCACCGCGATGCCGTAGAAGATGGCGCTGAACAGCACGCTCTGGCCGAGAATGCCCGGAGTCATGAACGCCAGGTAGTCGACGTTGCCGGTGGGGATGACGCGCGCGCGGCTGAACTCTTTGATGTCCAGCAGCTCGAGGTCGCCCCCGTCCTTCCTCAGGAACGGGCGGACGTACTCATCCATCGCCTCTTCCACCTTCTTGCTGAACTGGAACGGGGAGACGGCGGGCTGTTCGAGGGAGCCGTGCTCTCTCGGCGCCGGGAACACGGGCAACTCCCTGAAGGTGGTCGGCCGAGGGCCCCACGCCTCGTCCAGCAGGTCCTGCAGGCCCCCGGGGACGTGGTGGCAGGACATGCATGCCCCTCCCGCCTTGATCGCTCCGGTGATGTCGGGGATGGTCTTGAGGCCGAGCTCCCGGATCTTGCGCTTGATGTACGGCTCGCTCAAGGTGAAGCACTGGCAGACGATCCGCCCCTCTTCCCGCTCCTCCGGACGGATGTCGATCCCGAGCGCCTTGAGGTCGACGCCCCGCCGCTGGGCCCAGTTGAAGACGGCGGCCTCGAGGGCCTCGGCCCCCATCACGGAGCAGTGGATCTTCTGGGCCGGCAGCCCCTCGAGGGACTTGACGATGTCCTGGTTCGTGATCTTCAGGGAATCGATCGGGGTGTAGCGGCCCTGCTCGATCAGCGTGCAGAGCACCTCCGAGGCAGCGATGGCCGAGGTGCATCCGAAGGTCAGGTAGCGCGCCTCGACGACCACGTCCTTGAGCGGGTCGGTCGGGTGACGCTCGACTCGGAACGTGAAGCGCAGGGCGTCGCCGCAGGCGATGGATCCGTGCTCGCCGATGCCGTCAGCGTTCTCTATCTCTCCGAGATGCGTGCCCGGCTTGCCCTGGACCGCGTCCATGAAGATCTGCTTGGTCTTCTCGCTGTAGTTCCAGGGCATCGATCCTCCGCCGATGCGTGCGGCGCGACGCACCGGATGACTCCGCCGGGATCGCACAGTCGAAAGACCGAGGCGGCCGGGCCGGTCCCTCTCGAAAACACCGCGTTTTCGCCCCGTGCCACTCGGGTCGCCGCCCTCCCGGCACCTCTCCCCGATAGGATACACTGCGCTTTGAACCGCCCCGGGCTTCTCGGAGATCCTCTTCATTGACTCCCGCCGCCAGTCGACGGGCACGGGCTACCCTGCCTCGATTCCGCCGCGCCGCCCCCTCGCCCTCACCGCTTCCTCGATGCACTTGATCGCGAGGGCCGTCCAGCCCGTCTGGTGGCTCGCCCCGGCGCCGCGGCCGTTGTCGCCGTCGAAGTACTCGTAGAAGAGGACCAGGTCCCGGAAGTGCGGGTCGTCGGCGTACCGGCGGTCCTCGCCGTGCGCGGGTCGCCTCCCCGCCGAGTCCTTGAGGAAGATCGACGAGAGCCGCCGGGCGATCTCCCGCGCGACCTCCTGAAGGCTCATGAGGCGCCCGGATCCCGTCGGGCACTCGATCTTGAAATCGTCGCCGTAGAAGTGGTGGTAGCGCTCCAGCGCCTCGATCAGCAGGAAGTTGAGGGGGAACCACACCGGCCCCCGCCAGTTCGAGTTCCCTCCGAACAGGCCGGAGTCGCTCTCCGCCGGGACGTAGTCCACCCGGTGCTCCTGCCCGTTCACGTTGAACACGTACGGCCGATCCTTGTGGACGCGCGATACCGAGCGGATGCCGTGGGGCGAGAGGAACTCGCTCTCGTCGAGGACGTAGCGGAGCACCCGCTGGAGTCTGTCCCGCGACGGGATGGCCAGGAGGCGGTGCTCGTGGCCGTGGCGCGATCCGATCTCGAGGTACGCGATCTGCCGCGCCAGGTCGCGACGGTGGGAGAGGAACCAGTCCATGCGCTTCCTGAAGGCGGGGAGCCGATCGAGGGAGTCGGACTCGAGCACCTCCACGGCGAACAGCGGGATGACCCCCACCATCGAGCGGACCTTCAAGGGGACGTCGCGGCCGTCGACGTGAAGCCGGTCGTAGTAGAAGCCGTCCTCCTCGTCCCACAGCCCGGTCCCGCCCAGCGAGTTCATCGCGTCGGTGATCTCGACGAAGTGCTCGAAGAACTTGGACGCCATGTCCTCGTACGCCGCGTCCGCGCGGGCCAGCTCGAGGGCGATCGAGAGCATCGTCGCGGCGTAGAAAGCCATCCACGCGGTGCCGTCCGCTTGCTCGAGCTGCCCGCCGGCGGGAAACGGCGTGGAGCGGTCGAACACCCCGATGTTGTCGAGGCCGAGGAAGCCGCCGGAGAAGAGGTGCTTCCCCTCGGCGTCCTTGCGGTTCACCCACCAGGTGAAGTTCAGGACGAGCTTCTGGAACACCCGCGTCAGGAACCGCCGGTCGCGCTTCCCTCGCTCGCCCGTCATCTTGTAGACCCGCCACGCGGACCACGCGTGGACCGGCGGGTTCACGTCGGAGAGCGCGAGCTCGTAGGCCGGGACCTGCCCGTTCGGGTGCATGTACCACTCGCGAAGGAACAGCACGAGCTGCTCCTTGGCGAACTCAGGGTCGATCCGCGCGAACGGGACCATGTGGAATGCGAGGTCCCAGGCCGCGTACCACGGGTACTCCCACTTGTCCGGCATCGAGATCACGTCGCGGTTGTAGAGGTGCACCCAGTCGTGGTTCCGTCCTTGCCGCCGGGCCGGGGGCGGGGGAGGCTGCGAGGGATCCCCCTCGAGCCAGTCCTGTACCACGTAGTGGTAGAACTGCTTGCACCACAGGAGTCCCGCGTACCCCTGCCGGATCACCGCGCGCTCCTCGAGGGTAGCCCCGGCCGGAGCGACGGAGTCGTGGAAGGCGTCGGCCTCCGCGAGGCGGAGGGAGAAGATCCTGTCGAACTCGGGGCCGAACGGCTCCGGGACCGACTCGCCGGAGGAGGAGAGCCGGAGCCGCAGCACGCGCTCCTGGCCGGCGGGGATGCCGAGGACGTAATGCGCGGCCGCCTTCGTGCCGCGGCCGGCGGGGTTCGCGGCCGCCTCCGTCCCGTGGACGACGACGTCGTGGAACGCGTCCTTGGAGTGGTCGATCGTCGGGCCGGAGCCCCAGAGCCGCGCCGCGTTCGTCTCGTTCTCGGTGAACAGGAGGCGCGGCGGCCGTCCGTCCGGATCGGGGGCCGCCGTGAGGAGATACGTCCCGAGCGTCTCGTGGGTGGCCCGTACCGCCCTGGGCCCTTCCGCCTCGAGGAGCGGCCTCTCCGCCTCCTCTTCACGCAGCGCTCCCCAGCTCCAGGTGTTGCGGAACCAGAGCGTGGGGAGGACGTGCAGCCCGGCGTCGTCGGGCCCGCGGTTCGCGACCGTCACGCGGACGAGCAGATCGTCCGGCGAGGCCTTGGCGTACTCGGCGACGACGTCGAAGTACCGTCCGCCATCGAAGACGCCGGCGTCGAGGAGCTCGAACTCGGCCTCGCTCTTGCCCCGTCGCCGGTTCTCCTCCAACAGCCTCTCGTACGGGAACTCCGCCTGCGGGTACTTGTAGAGCGCTCTCATGTACGAGTGGGTCGGCGTCGAGTCGAGGTAGTAGTATGCCTCCTTGACGTCCTCGCCGTGGTTCCCCTCGGGACCCGCGAGGCCGAAGAGGCGCTCTTTCAGGATCCGGTCCTTGCCGTTCCAGAGCGCGAGGGCGAAGCAGAGGCGGCACTCGCGGTCGGTGATGCCGAGGAGGCCGTCCTCCCCCCAGCGGTATGCGCGGCTCCTCGCGTGCTCGTG
The nucleotide sequence above comes from Terriglobia bacterium. Encoded proteins:
- a CDS encoding glucosidase, which translates into the protein MKRRAAGLGSGERERLAEDARREKNWKRWGPYLSERQWGTVREDYSEGGTCWESFPHEHARSRAYRWGEDGLLGITDRECRLCFALALWNGKDRILKERLFGLAGPEGNHGEDVKEAYYYLDSTPTHSYMRALYKYPQAEFPYERLLEENRRRGKSEAEFELLDAGVFDGGRYFDVVAEYAKASPDDLLVRVTVANRGPDDAGLHVLPTLWFRNTWSWGALREEEAERPLLEAEGPRAVRATHETLGTYLLTAAPDPDGRPPRLLFTENETNAARLWGSGPTIDHSKDAFHDVVVHGTEAAANPAGRGTKAAAHYVLGIPAGQERVLRLRLSSSGESVPEPFGPEFDRIFSLRLAEADAFHDSVAPAGATLEERAVIRQGYAGLLWCKQFYHYVVQDWLEGDPSQPPPPPARRQGRNHDWVHLYNRDVISMPDKWEYPWYAAWDLAFHMVPFARIDPEFAKEQLVLFLREWYMHPNGQVPAYELALSDVNPPVHAWSAWRVYKMTGERGKRDRRFLTRVFQKLVLNFTWWVNRKDAEGKHLFSGGFLGLDNIGVFDRSTPFPAGGQLEQADGTAWMAFYAATMLSIALELARADAAYEDMASKFFEHFVEITDAMNSLGGTGLWDEEDGFYYDRLHVDGRDVPLKVRSMVGVIPLFAVEVLESDSLDRLPAFRKRMDWFLSHRRDLARQIAYLEIGSRHGHEHRLLAIPSRDRLQRVLRYVLDESEFLSPHGIRSVSRVHKDRPYVFNVNGQEHRVDYVPAESDSGLFGGNSNWRGPVWFPLNFLLIEALERYHHFYGDDFKIECPTGSGRLMSLQEVAREIARRLSSIFLKDSAGRRPAHGEDRRYADDPHFRDLVLFYEYFDGDNGRGAGASHQTGWTALAIKCIEEAVRARGRRGGIEAG
- a CDS encoding ABC transporter permease translates to MPWNYSEKTKQIFMDAVQGKPGTHLGEIENADGIGEHGSIACGDALRFTFRVERHPTDPLKDVVVEARYLTFGCTSAIAASEVLCTLIEQGRYTPIDSLKITNQDIVKSLEGLPAQKIHCSVMGAEALEAAVFNWAQRRGVDLKALGIDIRPEEREEGRIVCQCFTLSEPYIKRKIRELGLKTIPDITGAIKAGGACMSCHHVPGGLQDLLDEAWGPRPTTFRELPVFPAPREHGSLEQPAVSPFQFSKKVEEAMDEYVRPFLRKDGGDLELLDIKEFSRARVIPTGNVDYLAFMTPGILGQSVLFSAIFYGIAVIWERDLGVIHKLLVSPALRGALVFGKALSAAVRGLIQAVIVYLIAAALHIGMHWELTDILAVMLAVMLGSATFATFSLIIACLVKTRERFMGIGQVLTMPLFFASNAIYPIELMPDWLKVIARLNPLTYLVDVLRGLMIVGGESVHSAALDFGVMSLVFVLLLFLAARLYPTLLT
- a CDS encoding ATP-binding protein, whose protein sequence is MRYTRFEIHNFKGIEKVRLDLARTPRSRVHTLIGLNESGKTTVLEAIDRWAYRESLDALSLPGYEQPDVHELIPIAKRSNFNDAITIEAVCELESEDQTLVKNALKKQHNMTVYGAIQPFTIKQSYKFSSSRIAENQPQNTWTLAIRGKLAEQQYPVWLKDTAWQQVANVIKTLLPRIVYFPNFLFDFPDRIYLENAPADELKHAFYRAVLQDVLDAIGDKTNLPEHVLARAKSGGEYDKKALESVLLKMGAHITKTVFSNWDRIFHRPAGTKEIVVTASLDNRGVWFLQLRLKEGNEHYDISERSLGFRWFFTYLLLTQYRGFRKQGPKDVVFLFDEPASNLHPSAQTQLLDSFRTLPEGCTVIYTTHSHHLIKPEWLDGAFVVRNEGLHYAADEDDQYTAKRTLITVTRYREFAVQHPQQTTYFQPVLDVLDYRPTLLENVPDVVMLEGKSDFFAINYMAQRLLGKSDPHLLPGTGSGSLDSVIRLYVAWGRNFVVLLDSD